The Corynebacterium vitaeruminis DSM 20294 genome window below encodes:
- the trpA gene encoding tryptophan synthase subunit alpha has translation MSRYEKLFADLASRGEGAFVPFVMLGDPTPADSLEIIRTLVNAGADALELGVPFSDPVADGPTIQKSHLRALDNGATVDGSLKLIRQIRAEFPDLPLGMLIYGNVPFTRGLEPFYQEFKDAGADSILLPDVPVREGKPFIAAAKKAGIAPIFIAPAQASEATLEGVAAHSEGYIYAISRDGVTGTERESKTTGLKDVVANVTRFGGAPVLLGFGISTPQHVADAIAAGASGAITGSAITKIIESHCVGSHPEPARVTDLEGLKKELAEFVSAMKQATR, from the coding sequence ATGAGCCGCTACGAGAAGCTATTCGCCGACCTCGCCTCCCGCGGCGAGGGCGCGTTCGTCCCCTTCGTCATGCTCGGCGATCCGACCCCCGCCGACTCGCTGGAGATCATCCGCACGCTGGTCAACGCCGGTGCGGACGCCCTCGAGCTCGGCGTGCCGTTCTCCGACCCGGTCGCCGACGGCCCGACCATCCAGAAGTCCCACCTGCGCGCGCTCGACAACGGCGCCACCGTGGATGGGTCGCTGAAGCTTATCCGTCAGATCCGCGCGGAGTTCCCCGACCTGCCGCTGGGCATGCTCATCTACGGCAACGTCCCGTTCACCCGCGGGCTCGAGCCCTTCTACCAGGAGTTCAAGGACGCGGGCGCGGACAGCATCCTGCTTCCCGACGTCCCCGTCCGCGAGGGCAAGCCGTTCATCGCGGCCGCCAAGAAGGCCGGCATCGCCCCGATCTTCATCGCCCCGGCCCAGGCCAGCGAGGCCACCCTCGAGGGCGTCGCCGCGCACTCCGAGGGCTACATCTACGCCATCTCCCGCGACGGCGTCACCGGCACCGAGCGCGAGTCCAAGACCACCGGCCTAAAGGACGTCGTGGCCAACGTGACCCGCTTTGGCGGCGCCCCGGTGCTGCTCGGCTTCGGCATCTCGACCCCGCAGCACGTGGCCGACGCCATCGCCGCGGGCGCCTCGGGTGCCATCACGGGCTCCGCGATCACCAAGATCATCGAGTCGCACTGCGTAGGCTCCCACCCCGAACCCGCCCGCGTCACCGACCTCGAGGGGCTCAAGAAGGAGCTCGCCGAGTTCGTCTCCGCGATGAAGCAGGCCACCCGCTAG
- a CDS encoding anthranilate synthase component II, translating into MNRNQDIHVVLLDNHDSFVYNLVDAFAVGGYRCTVFRNTVSGEEILAAEPDLIVLSPGPGHPLEAGNMMRLIEATIGKIPLLGICLGFQALLEHFGGKVGPCGPVHGTTDRMTLTEAGLESPIFADLTVDAGPENGFQGTKVPIARYHSLGCTQADKLVSLGTCDSEIGEVIMAAQTPDGKGIGLQFHPESVLSPKGPIILDRCIEALLNA; encoded by the coding sequence ATGAACCGCAACCAGGACATCCACGTCGTCCTCTTGGACAACCACGACTCCTTCGTCTACAACCTGGTCGACGCCTTCGCCGTGGGCGGCTACCGCTGCACGGTGTTCCGCAACACGGTCTCCGGGGAGGAGATCCTCGCCGCCGAACCGGACCTCATCGTGCTCTCGCCCGGGCCCGGCCACCCGCTGGAGGCGGGCAACATGATGCGCCTCATCGAGGCGACTATCGGGAAGATCCCGCTCCTGGGCATCTGCCTGGGCTTCCAGGCGCTGCTGGAGCACTTCGGCGGCAAGGTCGGCCCGTGCGGGCCGGTGCACGGCACCACCGACCGGATGACGCTCACCGAGGCGGGGCTTGAAAGCCCCATCTTCGCCGACCTCACCGTCGACGCCGGGCCGGAGAACGGCTTCCAGGGCACGAAGGTGCCGATCGCCCGCTACCACTCGCTGGGCTGCACGCAGGCCGATAAGCTGGTCTCGCTGGGCACCTGCGACTCGGAGATCGGCGAGGTCATCATGGCCGCGCAGACCCCGGACGGAAAGGGCATCGGCCTGCAGTTCCACCCGGAGTCGGTGCTCTCCCCGAAGGGGCCGATCATCCTCGATCGCTGCATCGAGGCGCTTCTTAACGCTTAG
- a CDS encoding helix-turn-helix domain-containing protein yields the protein MSTLPQDSLRLSEEDQILVREFAEQLEGGSPSFTANGGMRVPQELNAVFATVLKAICDGRAISISTMPPRITTTTAASLLGVSRPTVMKYIRNGRLSATMVGSHHRLDTKEVLRLLEEKKEEQRQAVFDLMYLEQGSSEQA from the coding sequence ATGAGCACCTTGCCACAGGATTCGCTTCGCTTGAGCGAGGAAGACCAGATTCTTGTTAGAGAGTTCGCCGAGCAGCTCGAAGGCGGCTCGCCTTCGTTTACCGCAAACGGGGGCATGCGCGTCCCGCAGGAGCTCAACGCTGTCTTTGCCACCGTCTTGAAGGCCATTTGCGATGGCCGTGCCATCAGCATTTCAACGATGCCCCCACGTATCACCACCACGACGGCGGCCTCACTCCTAGGCGTCTCTCGTCCAACGGTGATGAAGTACATCCGCAACGGTAGGCTCTCCGCCACCATGGTCGGTTCGCACCACCGGCTGGATACCAAGGAGGTACTCAGGCTTCTGGAGGAGAAGAAGGAAGAGCAACGTCAAGCCGTATTCGACCTCATGTACCTTGAACAGGGATCTTCTGAGCAGGCGTAG
- the trpD gene encoding anthranilate phosphoribosyltransferase: MSTAEHVEKLIAFLDNFEPTIEEAEEVFRPLTFGEYEDIHIAALLATLRTRGETFADVVGAARAFLDAARPFPVSGEGVLDTAGTGGDGANTINITTGASLIAAAGGCKVVKCGNRSVSSKSGSADVLEALNISLDLDPERAVRQFEASNFTFLFAPAYHPAIAHVMPVRRALKVPTIFNTLGPILSPVRPQFQIMGIAKPEMGQMIAEVFRELGRDRALVVHGAGTDEIAVHGTTQVWELRDGEITHYELTPSDLGVGTYQLSDLAGGDGTENARLMRESFAGRGPQAHRDALAANAGAMFYLHGKTETIKEGVELAKSLLESGAVNKWLQFHEEANYGGK, translated from the coding sequence ATGTCCACCGCAGAACACGTCGAGAAGCTCATCGCCTTCCTCGATAACTTTGAGCCCACCATCGAGGAAGCAGAGGAGGTCTTCCGCCCGCTGACCTTCGGCGAGTACGAGGACATCCACATCGCGGCCCTTCTGGCCACCCTGCGCACCCGCGGGGAGACCTTCGCTGACGTCGTGGGCGCCGCCCGCGCCTTCCTCGATGCCGCACGCCCGTTCCCCGTCAGTGGGGAAGGGGTGCTGGACACCGCCGGCACCGGCGGCGACGGCGCCAACACCATCAACATCACCACCGGTGCCTCGCTCATCGCGGCCGCTGGCGGCTGCAAGGTGGTCAAGTGCGGCAACCGCTCCGTGAGCTCCAAGTCGGGCTCCGCGGATGTCCTCGAGGCGCTCAACATCTCGCTCGACCTCGACCCCGAGCGCGCCGTGCGCCAGTTCGAGGCCTCCAACTTCACCTTCCTGTTCGCGCCCGCCTACCACCCGGCGATCGCGCACGTCATGCCGGTTCGCCGCGCGCTGAAGGTGCCCACCATCTTCAACACCCTGGGCCCGATCCTCTCCCCGGTGCGCCCGCAGTTCCAGATCATGGGCATCGCGAAGCCGGAGATGGGTCAGATGATCGCGGAGGTCTTCCGCGAGCTCGGCCGCGACCGCGCGCTCGTCGTCCACGGCGCGGGCACCGACGAGATCGCGGTGCATGGCACCACGCAGGTCTGGGAGCTGCGCGACGGCGAGATCACCCACTACGAGCTCACCCCCTCCGACCTGGGCGTGGGCACCTACCAGCTGTCCGACCTGGCCGGCGGCGACGGCACCGAGAACGCCCGCCTCATGCGCGAGAGCTTCGCCGGCCGCGGCCCGCAGGCCCACCGCGACGCCCTGGCCGCCAACGCGGGAGCGATGTTCTACCTCCACGGCAAGACCGAGACCATCAAGGAGGGCGTGGAGCTGGCCAAGTCGCTGCTAGAGTCCGGCGCGGTGAACAAGTGGCTGCAGTTCCACGAGGAGGCCAACTATGGCGGAAAGTAA
- a CDS encoding dicarboxylate/amino acid:cation symporter, with amino-acid sequence MDFKRLSSSLLFRIVVAIILGIVCSFFFPVPLARVFVTFNGLFGNFLSFFVPVLIFALITPAIAGLGRGAGKWLAITTGIAYGSALVSGLIAWGVATALYPTLLAGHAKVTVSDIEEGALQPFIKVDMPAPMEVMTALILAFVVGVAMTSVKSDTLYGGVADLRRVVMKVISSFIVPLLPIYIFGMFLSLGMNGNLVDTLSAFAKVLVLAICMSFVLLLLQFTAAGSIAGKNPLRALKNMMPAYFTALGTSSSAATIPLTYECARKNGISKSVAGFVIPLCATIHLSGSMMKITLFAFAIMFMDGMDIPLGTAVGFILMLGVTMVAAPGVPGGAIMAAVGLLSSSLGFNDDQVALMIAAYIAIDSFGTACNVTGDGAIAMVVDKFAKGNIERSELDDEDDLGLAAAISGLDEQD; translated from the coding sequence ATGGACTTCAAACGACTGTCATCGTCGCTGCTGTTCAGGATCGTCGTCGCGATCATCCTGGGCATCGTGTGCAGCTTCTTCTTCCCAGTGCCGCTGGCCCGCGTGTTCGTCACCTTCAACGGGCTGTTCGGTAACTTCCTGAGCTTCTTCGTCCCGGTCCTCATCTTCGCGCTCATCACCCCGGCCATCGCGGGCCTGGGTCGCGGGGCGGGCAAGTGGCTGGCGATCACCACGGGCATCGCCTACGGCTCCGCGCTGGTCTCCGGGCTCATCGCCTGGGGCGTGGCCACCGCCCTCTACCCCACCCTGCTCGCGGGGCACGCGAAGGTGACCGTCTCCGACATCGAGGAGGGCGCGCTGCAGCCGTTCATCAAGGTCGACATGCCGGCCCCGATGGAGGTCATGACCGCACTCATCCTCGCCTTCGTCGTGGGCGTGGCGATGACCAGCGTGAAGTCCGATACCCTCTACGGCGGCGTCGCCGACCTGCGCCGCGTGGTCATGAAGGTGATCTCCTCCTTCATCGTGCCCCTGCTGCCGATCTACATCTTCGGCATGTTCCTGTCTTTGGGCATGAACGGCAACCTGGTGGACACTCTCTCCGCCTTCGCCAAGGTCCTAGTTCTCGCCATCTGCATGAGCTTCGTCCTCCTGCTGCTGCAGTTCACCGCCGCCGGTTCCATCGCGGGCAAGAACCCGCTGCGCGCGCTGAAGAACATGATGCCCGCCTACTTCACCGCGCTGGGCACCTCGTCTTCGGCCGCAACCATCCCGCTCACCTACGAGTGTGCCCGCAAGAACGGCATCTCCAAGTCGGTCGCGGGCTTCGTCATCCCGCTGTGCGCGACCATCCACCTGTCCGGCTCGATGATGAAGATTACGCTGTTCGCCTTCGCCATCATGTTCATGGACGGCATGGATATTCCGCTGGGCACCGCCGTCGGCTTCATCCTCATGCTGGGCGTGACGATGGTTGCCGCGCCGGGCGTTCCTGGTGGCGCCATCATGGCCGCGGTCGGCCTGCTTTCCTCCAGCCTGGGCTTTAACGACGATCAGGTTGCACTCATGATTGCCGCCTACATCGCCATCGACTCCTTCGGCACCGCTTGTAACGTCACTGGCGACGGCGCCATTGCGATGGTCGTCGACAAGTTTGCCAAGGGCAACATCGAGCGCTCCGAACTTGACGACGAGGACGATCTCGGCCTCGCTGCTGCCATCTCTGGCCTCGACGAGCAGGACTAA
- the trpB gene encoding tryptophan synthase subunit beta: protein MTDSTLRDGGATLLPAYFGEFGGQFVPESLIPALDQLEKAFVDAQNDPAFREELAGYLKDYLGRPTPLTECSNLPLPGKGKGYARIFLKREDLVHGGAHKTNQVIGQALLAKRMGKTRIIAETGAGQHGTATALACALLGLDCVIYMGAKDVERQQPNVYRMQLMGARVVPVDSGSGTLKDAVNEALRDWTATFHESHYLLGTAAGPHPFPTIVREFHRVISEEAKKQMLERTGGLPDVVVACVGGGSNAIGLFADFIDEEGVELVGAEPGGEGLSSGKHGATISNGQIGILHGAKSYLMRNSDGQVEESYSISAGLDYPGVGPQHAYLSATGRAKYVAITDAEALEAFQLLSLKEGIIPALESSHAMAYALKRAALAEEEKKPITILVSLSGRGDKDVDHIRRTLEAHPELKLKEQ, encoded by the coding sequence ATGACTGATTCCACGCTTCGCGACGGCGGCGCCACGCTGCTGCCCGCGTACTTCGGCGAGTTCGGCGGCCAGTTCGTCCCCGAGTCGCTCATCCCTGCCCTCGACCAGCTGGAGAAGGCCTTCGTCGACGCGCAGAACGACCCCGCCTTCCGCGAGGAGCTGGCCGGCTACCTCAAGGACTACCTCGGCCGCCCCACGCCGCTGACCGAGTGCTCCAACCTGCCGCTTCCCGGCAAGGGCAAGGGCTATGCCCGCATCTTCCTGAAGCGCGAGGACTTGGTCCACGGCGGCGCCCACAAGACCAACCAGGTCATCGGCCAGGCGCTGCTGGCCAAGCGCATGGGCAAGACCCGCATCATCGCCGAGACCGGCGCGGGCCAGCACGGCACCGCAACGGCGCTCGCCTGCGCGCTGCTCGGTCTCGACTGCGTCATCTACATGGGCGCCAAGGACGTCGAGCGCCAGCAGCCCAACGTCTACCGCATGCAGCTCATGGGCGCCCGGGTCGTGCCGGTGGATTCCGGCTCCGGCACGCTCAAGGACGCCGTCAACGAGGCGCTGCGCGACTGGACCGCCACCTTCCACGAGTCCCACTACCTGCTCGGCACCGCCGCGGGCCCGCACCCGTTCCCGACCATCGTGCGCGAGTTCCACCGGGTCATCTCGGAGGAGGCCAAGAAGCAGATGCTCGAGCGCACGGGCGGCCTGCCCGACGTGGTCGTCGCGTGCGTCGGCGGCGGCTCGAACGCGATCGGGCTGTTCGCGGACTTCATCGACGAGGAGGGCGTCGAGCTCGTCGGCGCCGAGCCGGGCGGCGAGGGCTTGAGCTCCGGCAAGCACGGCGCGACCATCTCCAACGGCCAGATCGGCATCCTCCACGGCGCCAAGAGCTACCTCATGCGCAACTCCGACGGCCAGGTGGAGGAGTCCTACTCCATCTCCGCTGGCCTCGACTACCCGGGCGTGGGCCCGCAGCACGCCTACCTCTCCGCCACCGGCCGCGCGAAGTACGTGGCCATCACCGACGCCGAGGCGCTGGAGGCCTTCCAGCTGCTCAGCCTCAAGGAGGGCATCATCCCGGCGCTCGAGTCCTCGCACGCGATGGCCTACGCGCTCAAGCGCGCCGCGCTCGCGGAGGAGGAGAAGAAGCCCATCACCATCCTCGTGTCCCTGTCCGGCCGCGGCGACAAGGACGTCGACCACATCCGCCGTACCCTCGAGGCCCACCCCGAGCTGAAGCTGAAGGAGCAGTAA
- the trpB gene encoding tryptophan synthase subunit beta has protein sequence MSHQHPVLGEVRDTLIDAYFGEFGGQYVPEIFFPVLDELEKAYVDALNDPEFARELDELQRNYLGRPTPITECTNLPLEGRGRGKARIFLKREDLVHGGAHKGNQVLAQALLAKRLGKTRLIAETGAGQHGTATAMVAALMGMKCTIYMGAKDVARQQPNVYRMRLMGAEVVPVSNEHGDSMSDAIDTALMDWVENLESTHYLIGSAVGPHPFPKLVHEFQSVISRESREQMLERTGRLPDAVVAAVGGGSNAIGAYADYLTDKPGNENVKIIGVEPAGQGLDSGKHGAPLERGKVSFLHGFRSFVLLDDEGNVLPSFSVSAGLDYPGVGPEHAYLMTTGRAQYYGITDAEALQAFRMLSRYEGIIPALESSHALAYALKMAEHAEETGEEINILVNLSGRGDKDVAYVRNILGDLATLDPATHPVTHPDVAKVLAEMTKESNREEGLSE, from the coding sequence ATGTCTCACCAGCACCCAGTCCTCGGCGAGGTCCGCGACACCCTGATCGACGCCTACTTCGGCGAGTTCGGCGGCCAGTACGTCCCGGAGATCTTCTTCCCCGTCCTCGACGAGCTGGAGAAGGCCTACGTCGACGCCCTCAACGATCCGGAGTTCGCCCGCGAGCTCGACGAGCTGCAGCGCAACTACCTGGGCCGCCCGACCCCGATCACCGAGTGCACGAACCTGCCGCTAGAGGGTCGCGGCCGCGGTAAGGCGCGCATCTTCCTCAAGCGCGAGGACCTGGTCCACGGCGGCGCACACAAGGGCAACCAGGTACTGGCGCAGGCGCTGCTGGCCAAGCGCCTGGGCAAGACCCGCCTCATCGCCGAGACCGGCGCCGGCCAGCACGGCACCGCCACCGCCATGGTGGCAGCGCTCATGGGCATGAAGTGCACCATCTACATGGGGGCCAAGGACGTCGCCCGCCAGCAGCCCAACGTCTACCGCATGCGGCTGATGGGCGCAGAGGTCGTGCCGGTGTCCAACGAGCACGGCGACTCCATGTCGGACGCCATCGATACTGCGCTGATGGACTGGGTCGAGAACCTGGAATCCACCCACTACCTCATCGGCTCGGCGGTGGGCCCGCACCCGTTCCCGAAGCTCGTCCACGAGTTCCAGTCGGTGATCTCGCGGGAGTCGCGCGAGCAGATGCTCGAGCGCACCGGCCGCCTCCCAGACGCCGTGGTCGCGGCCGTCGGCGGCGGCTCCAACGCCATCGGCGCGTACGCCGACTACCTCACCGACAAGCCGGGCAACGAGAACGTGAAGATCATCGGCGTGGAGCCCGCGGGCCAGGGCCTCGACTCGGGCAAGCACGGCGCCCCGCTCGAGCGCGGCAAGGTCAGCTTCCTGCACGGCTTCCGCTCCTTCGTGCTGCTGGACGACGAGGGCAACGTCCTGCCGAGCTTCTCTGTCTCCGCTGGCCTCGACTACCCGGGTGTGGGCCCCGAGCACGCATACCTCATGACCACCGGCCGCGCTCAGTACTACGGCATCACCGACGCCGAGGCGCTGCAGGCCTTCCGCATGCTCTCGCGCTACGAGGGCATCATCCCCGCTCTCGAGTCCTCCCACGCGCTCGCCTACGCGCTGAAGATGGCCGAGCACGCCGAGGAGACCGGCGAGGAGATCAACATCCTGGTCAACCTGTCCGGCCGCGGCGACAAGGACGTCGCCTACGTCCGCAACATCCTGGGCGACCTCGCCACGCTCGATCCGGCCACCCACCCCGTCACCCACCCCGACGTGGCCAAGGTGCTCGCCGAGATGACCAAGGAGTCCAACCGCGAAGAGGGACTCAGCGAGTAA
- a CDS encoding SdpI family protein, producing the protein MIIGIILSVLGIALFVIGALAWTRRLPGNSVVGIKVPEVRKSEEVWKASHQVAGPVWVVAAIAWILGAFLAFIATGWMWILPALAFVGGIILLSVGANYGARTAVLLDEHLNAEDGCEDGSCDCGDGGCGSAPAQVDLDAARRAASAQDS; encoded by the coding sequence ATGATCATCGGCATTATCCTCTCCGTCTTGGGCATCGCCCTCTTTGTCATCGGCGCGCTAGCGTGGACCCGGCGCCTCCCCGGCAACTCGGTGGTGGGCATCAAGGTCCCCGAGGTGCGCAAGTCCGAAGAGGTCTGGAAGGCATCGCACCAGGTCGCGGGCCCGGTGTGGGTGGTGGCCGCCATCGCGTGGATCCTCGGCGCCTTCCTCGCGTTCATCGCCACCGGCTGGATGTGGATCCTGCCCGCACTGGCGTTTGTCGGCGGCATCATCCTGCTCAGCGTTGGCGCGAACTACGGCGCCCGCACCGCGGTGCTTCTCGACGAGCATCTCAACGCCGAGGACGGCTGCGAGGACGGAAGCTGCGACTGCGGCGACGGCGGCTGCGGGAGCGCCCCCGCCCAGGTCGACCTCGACGCGGCCCGGCGCGCGGCCAGCGCCCAGGACAGCTAG
- a CDS encoding anthranilate synthase component 1, with the protein MIVDKREVRYHEDASALFAHLGGLDAQDSVLLESSDIESKKNTMCVAILSAAVRVTCVGQEVTAEALTDTGRAIVERLRGQLSGYVTAGAGDTVTFGFSLSDEHDERRRLQAPSTAEVLRKLQLDAGYAGEYLPFLGGGFAFDYLDTFEKLPAVGPGPNTYPDYQFLVAETYLVIDHLSRTAEVEAVGVDKHELDARLDDLADRIASAPTSYDEPATSADGPLKVLATVTDDDFRDQVKALKGNIYDGDIYQVVPARAFEMTCTDAFAAYRRLRSTNPSPYMFYVRGLAAGKTYELIGASPESNLKFDVDTREVQLYPIAGTRPRGLNPDGTVNHELDIRAELDMRTDAKEIAEHTMLVDLARNDLARVAVPATRRVADLLQVDRYSRVMHLVSRVTATLDPDFDALDAYRACMNMGTLTGAPKLRAMELLRGVEGTRRGSYGGAVGYLRGDGSMDTCIVIRSAFIQDGKAIVQAGAGVVRDSVPQSEADETLHKAYAVINAIALAQGTTPEVIR; encoded by the coding sequence ATGATCGTCGATAAGCGAGAAGTGCGCTATCACGAGGACGCCTCGGCGTTGTTCGCCCACTTGGGCGGCCTCGATGCGCAGGACTCGGTGCTGCTGGAGTCCAGCGACATCGAGTCGAAGAAGAACACCATGTGTGTGGCCATCCTGTCCGCGGCCGTGCGGGTGACCTGCGTGGGGCAGGAGGTGACGGCGGAGGCGCTCACCGACACCGGTAGGGCCATCGTCGAGCGGCTGCGCGGCCAGCTGTCCGGGTACGTCACCGCGGGCGCGGGGGACACCGTGACCTTCGGCTTCTCGCTGTCCGACGAGCACGACGAGCGCCGTCGCCTCCAGGCGCCCAGCACGGCCGAGGTGCTGCGCAAGCTGCAGCTCGACGCGGGCTACGCGGGCGAGTACCTGCCCTTCCTCGGCGGCGGCTTCGCCTTCGACTACCTCGACACCTTCGAGAAGCTGCCCGCAGTCGGCCCGGGCCCCAACACCTACCCCGACTACCAGTTCCTCGTGGCGGAGACCTACCTGGTCATCGATCACCTTTCTCGCACCGCCGAGGTGGAAGCCGTAGGCGTCGACAAGCACGAGCTAGACGCCCGCCTCGACGACCTCGCTGACCGCATCGCGAGCGCCCCGACCTCCTACGACGAGCCCGCGACCAGCGCCGATGGGCCGCTGAAGGTGCTCGCGACGGTGACCGACGACGACTTCCGCGACCAGGTCAAGGCGCTCAAGGGCAACATTTACGACGGCGACATCTACCAGGTCGTGCCCGCGCGCGCCTTCGAGATGACCTGCACCGACGCTTTCGCCGCTTATCGACGCCTACGGTCGACCAACCCCAGCCCCTATATGTTCTACGTGCGCGGCCTGGCGGCGGGCAAGACCTACGAGCTCATCGGCGCCTCGCCGGAGTCCAACCTCAAGTTCGATGTCGACACCCGCGAGGTGCAGCTGTACCCGATCGCCGGGACCCGGCCGCGCGGGCTCAATCCCGACGGCACGGTCAACCACGAGCTCGACATCCGCGCCGAGCTGGACATGCGCACCGACGCCAAGGAGATCGCCGAGCACACGATGCTCGTGGACCTGGCCCGCAACGACCTGGCCCGCGTCGCGGTGCCCGCCACCCGCCGGGTCGCCGACCTGCTGCAGGTGGACCGCTACTCGCGCGTCATGCACCTGGTCAGCCGCGTGACCGCGACGCTGGATCCCGACTTCGACGCGCTCGACGCCTACCGCGCGTGCATGAACATGGGCACGCTGACCGGCGCACCAAAATTGCGCGCAATGGAATTGCTGCGTGGAGTCGAGGGGACCCGGCGCGGCTCCTACGGCGGCGCCGTGGGGTACCTGCGCGGCGACGGCTCCATGGACACCTGCATCGTCATCCGCTCCGCCTTCATCCAGGACGGCAAGGCCATCGTGCAGGCGGGCGCGGGCGTGGTTCGCGACTCGGTCCCGCAGTCGGAGGCCGACGAGACGCTGCACAAGGCCTACGCGGTGATCAACGCCATCGCCCTGGCACAGGGAACGACCCCGGAGGTTATCCGCTAA
- the trpCF gene encoding bifunctional indole-3-glycerol-phosphate synthase TrpC/phosphoribosylanthranilate isomerase TrpF has product MAESKLPTVLEGIVSARRTHLDEIRARIAHVDVDKLEKSDRSLFDNLYGHKNAFIMECKSASPSLGLIRGDYHPGDIARVYSRYAAGISVLCEPERFHGDYNHLATVRASTHLPVLCKDFIIDKVQIHAARYFGADAILLMLSVLDDEAYGTLAAEAERFGLDVLTEIIDEEEVERATRLGAKIFGINHRNLHDLSIDLSRSGRLAGLAPEGVAIVSESGIRDVQTVRALGGHSNAFLVGSQLTSQPDVDAAARELVYGPNKVCGLRSGTAAQAARAAGAIYGGLIFEEASSRNVSRETSEEIIAAEPGLRFVAVSRHTSGWEELAFPGIAALQIHAPYQGSVEAERALVASVRAVAGGREVWRAVSMSAPSAGELARALADDVDRLVLDAGDGGTGESFDWSTIPDEVKAKSLLAGGLGLDNVSAALEVGCAGLDLNSGLEYPAGAGVWAGHKDAAAIASAFRTIRSFY; this is encoded by the coding sequence ATGGCGGAAAGTAAGCTTCCCACCGTCCTCGAGGGCATCGTCTCGGCGCGCCGCACGCACCTGGATGAGATTCGGGCTCGGATCGCCCACGTAGACGTCGACAAGCTAGAAAAATCGGACCGGAGCCTCTTCGACAACCTCTACGGCCACAAGAACGCCTTCATCATGGAGTGCAAGTCGGCCTCGCCGTCGCTGGGACTCATCCGCGGCGATTACCACCCAGGCGACATCGCGCGCGTCTATTCGCGCTACGCGGCGGGCATCTCGGTGCTGTGCGAGCCGGAGCGCTTCCACGGCGACTACAACCACCTCGCCACCGTGCGCGCGTCGACCCACCTGCCGGTGCTGTGCAAGGACTTCATCATCGACAAGGTGCAGATCCACGCCGCCCGTTACTTCGGCGCCGATGCCATCCTGCTCATGCTTTCGGTGCTTGACGACGAGGCCTACGGCACGCTTGCCGCGGAGGCCGAGCGCTTCGGCCTCGATGTGCTCACCGAGATCATCGACGAGGAAGAGGTCGAGCGCGCGACGAGGCTCGGCGCGAAGATCTTCGGCATCAACCACCGCAACCTGCACGATCTCTCCATCGACCTGTCCCGTTCCGGGCGGCTAGCCGGGCTTGCGCCGGAAGGGGTGGCGATCGTCTCCGAGTCCGGCATCCGCGACGTGCAGACCGTCCGCGCGCTCGGTGGGCACTCCAACGCCTTCCTCGTGGGCTCGCAACTGACCAGCCAGCCGGACGTCGACGCGGCCGCCCGCGAGCTGGTCTACGGGCCGAACAAGGTGTGCGGCCTTCGCTCCGGAACCGCCGCCCAGGCAGCACGCGCGGCTGGCGCGATCTACGGAGGCCTCATCTTCGAGGAGGCGTCTTCCCGCAATGTTTCACGTGAAACATCGGAGGAAATCATCGCCGCCGAGCCCGGCCTGCGTTTCGTGGCCGTCTCCCGCCACACGAGCGGCTGGGAGGAGCTGGCCTTCCCGGGCATCGCCGCGCTGCAGATTCACGCGCCCTACCAGGGCTCCGTCGAGGCCGAGCGTGCGCTCGTCGCCTCGGTTCGCGCGGTGGCGGGGGGGCGGGAGGTGTGGCGCGCCGTCTCCATGAGCGCACCTTCCGCCGGCGAGCTGGCTCGCGCCCTCGCGGACGACGTGGATCGGCTCGTGCTCGACGCGGGCGACGGCGGTACCGGCGAGAGCTTCGACTGGTCGACGATCCCGGACGAGGTCAAGGCCAAGTCACTGCTCGCTGGCGGCCTGGGCCTGGACAACGTCTCGGCGGCCCTTGAGGTCGGCTGCGCTGGCCTCGACCTCAACTCCGGACTGGAATACCCCGCGGGTGCGGGCGTGTGGGCCGGGCACAAGGACGCCGCGGCCATCGCCTCGGCCTTCCGAACTATCCGCAGCTTCTATTAA